A genomic region of Colletotrichum destructivum chromosome 5, complete sequence contains the following coding sequences:
- a CDS encoding Putative hexokinase, ATPase, nucleotide binding domain-containing protein: MTTFPKSFLAAVVKQLLRGKSLLQALIAFCITPQSVSGTRPTVECSKTAPTTTSTRNVEEFLKEAEDLLIGPLLGDGLLELSNALKAQFRDKLQTSMACMLPSYNHQLPGGHEVGQYLAVDVGGSTLRVALVELRGRDSKGSESEIVRMSSFKINNDIRNLEGMAFFDWMAQRIWDMVSQDGQDTSRPMPIALAWSFPIEQTSLKGGRIHGMGKGFLAAEGLMGQDLGEVIESACAARGMNVQLRVILNDGGATLLSQAYIHPATRFGLILGTGVNIAAYLPVSLIGKPKFGDRPREWWDEARDVIVNTELGMFGQDVLSVTRWDALLKQGHPRPDFQPLEQMVSGYYLGEVVRFALVEAIRTTGLFGGVVPKSLNEPYSLASETISAIEGDTTPLFTSSIDLFVARHPSSHTPTSSDISALRSLASFVSRRSAAIIAACLHAIWSLRLEALGREEPEDEFPDRLGQESGLVRTMVAYNGSVIEYYPGYLAMCQGYVDALVNRKDRSISLVPAKESSLLGAGVALARTCNAPA, encoded by the exons ATGACCACGTTTCCAAAGTCCTTCTTGGCCGCTGTCGTCAAGCAGCTGCTCCGGGGCAAGTCTTTGCTACAGGCTCTTATTGCCTTCTGTATCACCCCTCAGTCCGTTTCCGGGACCAGGCCAACAGTCGAGTGCTCCAAGACcgcaccgacaacaacatcGACACGGAACGTCGAGGAGTTCCTGAAGGAGGCCGAAGACCTCCTCATCGGCCCCTtgcttggcgatggcctcctcgagtTGTCCAATGCTCTGAAGGCCCAGTTCAGGGACAAGCTGCAGACGAGCATGGCCTGCATGCTCCCGTCGTACAACCATCAGCTCCCCGGCGGGCACGAAGTCGGCCAGTATCTGGCCGTGGATGTGGGCGGATCGACGCTGCGTGTCGCATTGGTGGAGTTGCGGGGCCGGGACTCCAAGGGGAGCGAGAGCGAGATCGTGCGGATGAGCTCGTTCAAGATCAACAACGACATCAGGAATCTGGAGGGCATGGCCTTTTTCGACTGGATGGCTCAGAGGATATGGGACATGGTGTCTCAAGACGGACAGGACACTTCACGGCCCATGCCTATTGCCTTGGCTTGGAGCTTCCCCATTGA GCAAACATCATTGAAAGGTGGCCGCATACACGGCATGGGTAAGGGattcctcgccgccgagggtcTCATGGGACAAGACCTCGGCGAGGTGATCGAGTCCGCCTGCGCGGCGAGGGGCATGAACGTCCAGCTGCGCGTCATCCTCAACGATGGAGGCGCCACGCTTCTCTCGCAGGCCTACATCCACCCGGCCACGCGGTTCGGCCTcatcctcggcaccggcgtcaACATCGCCGCCTACCTGCCCGTTTCTCTCATCGGGAAGCCCAAGTTCGGCGACCGGCCGCGGGAATGGTGGGACGAGGCGCGCGACGTCATCGTCAACACGGAGCTCGGTATGTTCGGGCAGGATGTTCTGAGCGTGACGCGTTGGGATGCGCTGCTGAAGCAGGGGCATCCGAGGCCAGATTTCCAGCCTCTGGAGCAGATGGTGAGCGGGTACTATCTCGGTGAGGTGGTGAGGTTCGCCTTGGTCGAGGCGATCCGGACGACGGGCCTctttggcggcgtcgtgccCAAGTCGCTCAACGAGCCGTATTCTCTTGCATCGGAAACGATATCTGCCATTGAAGG AGATACGACGCCGTTGTTTACGTCCTCCATCGATCTCTTCGTCGCACGCCATCCCTCGTCTCACACACCGACCTCATCTGACATATCGGCCCTCCGTTCCCTCGCGTCCTTCGTCTCGAGGAGATCGGCCGCCATTATCGCCGCGTGCCTACACGCCATCTGGTCCCTCCGCCTCGAGGCTCTGGGCAGGGAGGAGCCAGAGGACGAGTTCCCCGACAGGCTAGGGCAGGAGTCGGGTCTGGTGCGGACGATGGTCGCGTACAACGGCAGCGTGATCGAGTACTATCCAGGCTATTTGGCCATGTGTCAGGGTTACGTGGATGCTCTGGTCAACAGGAAGGACAGGAGCATCAGCCTCGTGCCAGCGAAGGAGAGCTCATTGCTGGGGGCCGGCGTTGCGCTGGCGAGGACGTGCAACGCACCTGCGTGA
- a CDS encoding Putative glucosamine-6-phosphate isomerase, glucosamine/galactosamine-6-phosphate isomerase, protein MRLIIRDNADSASEYVASYVVDRIKHFNPTPAHPFVLGLPTGSSPLGVYKILVQKYKAGEISFENVITFNMDEYVGIPRDHPESYHSFMWKHLFSHVNIHPNNVNILNGNAPNLEAECVAYEARIKAVGGIDLFLAGIGEDGHIAFNEPGSSLASRTRVKTLAYDTILANSRFFGNDVEKVPKLALTVGVQTVLEAREVVAIILGAKKALALQRCIEQGVNHMWTLSSLQLHPHPMIVVDEDATLELQVKTVKYFKSIEKVAKEQGFEQILPSKIRTGPGPVPVTVIDEVETPTILHPQPTTSRLLRASPATEYPIRSTSPDIELVFENMASRTKSPTEQQLRAITPDLVTDRMATRIPDPALAGRLTPNPEQQQSRSVTPDLVPDRMASRIPEPSLARRLTPNPEQQMMSRVNAVGA, encoded by the exons ATGAGGCTGATCATCCGCGACAACGCCGACTCTGCCAGCGAGTACGTCGCCAGCTACGTCGTTGACCGGATCAAGCACTTCAACCCTACCCCGGCTCACCCGTTCGTCCTAGGCCTGCCGACGGGAAGCAGCCCCCTGGGGGTGTATAAGATCCTTGTTCAGAAATACAAGGCTGGTGAG ATATCCTTTGAAAATGTCATCACCTTCAACATG GACGAGTACGTCGGCATCCCCCGGGATCACCCAGAAAGTTACCACTCCTTCATGTGGAAGCACCTCTTCTCCCACGTGAACATCCACCCCAACAACGTCAACATCCTTAATGGCAACGCCCccaacctcgaggccgagtgCGTCGCCTACGAGGCCAGgatcaaggccgtcggcggcatcgacctgttcctcgccggcatcggcgaggacggccacATCGCCTTCAACGAGCCTGGCTCCAGCCTCGCCTCGCGGACGCGCGTCAAGACGCTCGCCTACGACACCATCCTCGCCAACTCGCGCTTCTTCGGCAACGATGTCGAAAAGGTTCCCAAGCTCGCCCTTACGGTTGGCGTGCAGACTGTCCTCGAGGCAAGGGAGGTTGTCGCTatcatcctcggcgccaagaaggcgcTCGCGCTGCAGAGATGCATCGAGCAGGGTGTGAACCATATGTGGACGCTCTCCAGCTTGCAGCTGCACCCCCACCCCATgattgtcgtcgacgaggacgcgacGCTGGAGCTGCAGGTCAAGACAGTCAAG TACTTCAAGAGCATCGAAAAGGTCGCCAAGGAACAAGGCTTCGAACAGATCCTCCCCTCGAAGATCCGCACCGGCCCAGGCCCAGTGCCGGTAACGGTcattgacgaggtcgagactCCGACAATCCTACACCCGCAGCCCACTACCTCCCGCCTGCTGCGCGCCTCACCGGCAACGGAGTACCCTATCCGCTCCACGTCGCCTGACATTGAGCTCGTTTTCGAGAACATGGCCTCGCGCACCAAGTCGCCGAcggagcagcagctccgCGCCATCACGCCAGACCTCGTCACCGACAGAATGGCCACGCGGATCCCCGATCCCGCGCTTGCGGGCCGTCTGACGCCGAATCCCGAACAGCAGCAGTCCAGGTCGGTGACCCCCGACTTGGTCCCTGACcgcatggcctcgaggattCCGGAGCCGTCGCTCGCGCGGCGGTTGACGCCGAACCCGGAGCAGCAGATGATGTCACGAGTGAATGCCGTCGGCGCTTGA
- a CDS encoding Putative chromo/chromo shadow domain, Chromo-like domain superfamily, Chromo domain subgroup protein, which yields MPPAISDDEQSDVSGEFAIPIKEKRAKSRSAEYRDDVLETKSEEEEISGVKGDLNGGRAKSVTKAGDEKEDDGGEEDEDEDGEDLEPDEYVVEKILDHQVAEDGTVNFRVKWEGYEKKSDQTWEPEDSLKEGASEILEEYLRKLGGREALFEEKSKAKSTKKRGRPSGASSTPSATGKRSRHNGHPSESTPPASAREAKSKAWTLPSGSWEEEVESIDACEDEESGSLIIYLNWCNGQKTKHSKEVVYKRCPQKMLQFYERHIRIIKAGPDAEMEAES from the exons ATGCCTCCCG CCATCAGTGACGACGAACAGTCGGACGTGAGCGGCGAGTTCGCGATCCCCATCAAAGAGAAGCGCGCAAAATCCCGTTCGGCCGAATATCGAGATGACGTCCTCGAGACTaagagcgaggaggaggaaatTTCTGGTGTCAAGGGCGACTTGAACGGCGGCCGCGCAAAATCCGTCACCAAGGCCggggacgagaaggaggacgacggtggcgaagaagatgaggatgaggacgggGAGGACCTGGAACCTGACGA ATACGTCGTGGAGAAGATTCTTGACCACCAGGTCGCCGAAGAT GGCACCGTCAACTTCCGCGTCAAGTGGGAGGGCTATGAGAAGAAGTCCGACCAGACATGGGAGCCCGAGGACAGCCTGAA GGAGGGCGCATCCGAGATCCTGGAGGAATACCTAAGGAAACTAGGTGGCCGCGAAGCGCTGTTCGAGGAGAAGTCCAAGGCCAAGTCAACCAAGAAGCGTGGCCGTCCTTCCGGGGCTTCATCTACGCCGTCAGCAACCGGCAAGCGATCTAGGCATAACGGCCACCCCAGCGAGTCTACGCCTCCTGCGTCAGCAAGGGAGGCCAAGAGCAAGGCCTGGACTCTACCTAGCGGCAGCTgggaggaagaggtcgagAGCATTGACGCTtgcgaggacgaggaatcaGGATCCTTGATAATATACCTCAACTGGTGCAATGGCCAGAAGACCAAGCACTCCAAGGAGGTGGTGTATAAGCGATGCCCCCAGAAG ATGTTACAATTTTACGAAAGGCACATTCGCATCATCAAGGCCGGTCCCGAtgccgagatggaggccgaGTCGTAG
- a CDS encoding Putative p53-like transcription factor, DNA-binding domain superfamily, NDT80 DNA-binding protein, whose protein sequence is MAAFHSMSSGATSGDGMTLNSAVVDGIDASLFDDSLLDPANGTFPTMSFTPTYDFQDFSATGFEDPFAYSNRQYEVQLAPEEFSQDSTTQELDSKLLGFSAPLLKAAVVDGTGQHVEANMSAELYGMFFVAEDVFGAENSGRPLELTCYRRNLWQCSGQITLPRHITHIVDEQGRQIPIFELAASITAVESIEGKATEIISIPWKSAHPIGAEEPKSTGGPPTIVLDLENGQEVDANRVSLPLSWKRLQFKHATANNGRRKGLQQHYLVQINLLGKQQTGEYVKIAEVHSGPVIVRGRSPRNFDSRKDIPLTGGDKKLGGRSNSDASATTVKESSNSSVPTPVLKYQQPQGSAQQPADWAPPQMYQDPGRGPPPSKKVAMSPGINRPPIPAWSSETSRPLARASTSSSAPRAGVSGPINLSLSEDERSPNRSNSDVQSPQFSKSTAAAGHHLSQSPKEEDDLLYEYFPLSVDDWMPPVEAIYRPHVVHHTIVPPEIKAQQLRSKAKRYFTAES, encoded by the exons ATGGCCGCGTTCCACTCAATGTCATCCGGCGCGACGTCTGGCGATGGCATGACTCTGAACAGTGCCGTGGTGGACGGTATAGATGCTTCCCTGTTCGATGACTCTCTGTT AGATCCTGCAAACGGCACATTTCCCACCATGTCGTTCACGCCGACCTACGACTTCCAAGACTTCTCCGCCACGGGCTTCGAAGACCCTTTCGCATACTCGAATCGTCAGTACGAAGTCCAACTCGCTCCCGAGGAGTTCAGCCAAGATTCCACCACACAAGAGCTGGACAGCAAACTCTTGGGCTTTTCGGCGCCCTTGCTAAAAGCTGCAGTCGTCGACGGGACCGGCCAGCATGTGGAAGCCAACATGTCGGCCGAGCTGTACGGCATGTTCttcgtggccgaggacgtcttTGGCGCCGAGAACAGCGGCAGGCCGCTCGAGCTGACATGCTATCGGAGGAATCTGTGGCAGTGCTCCGGTCAAATTACGCTGCCGCGGCACATCACGCACATTGTAGACGAACAGGGCCGGCAAATCCCCATATTCGAGCTGGCGGCTTCGATAACGGCGGTCGAGTCCATCGAGGGCAAGGCGACAGAGATCATCTCGATACCTTGGAAGAGTGCGCATCCGATAGGCGCCGAAGAACCGAAGTCTACCGGCGGACCCCCTACTATTGTCTTGGACCTTGAGAATGGACAAGAAGTAGATGCGAACAGGGTTTCTCTGCCTTTGTCATGGAAAAGGCTGCAATTCAAGCACGCGACGGCCAATAACGGAAGGAGAAAGGGTCTCCAGCAGCATTATTTGGTGCAGATCAACCTATTGGGCAAGCAGCAAACCGGCGAGTACGTCAAGATTGCCGAGGTACACTCTGGGCCCGTCATTGTTCGAGGCCGTAGCCCGCGGAACTTTGACAGCCGAAAAGATATACCTTTGACCGGTGGGGACAAAAAACTTGGGGGGAGAAGCAATAGCGACGCTTCCGCAACAACCGTCAAAGaaagcagcaacagcagtGTACCTACTCCAGTACTGAAATACCAACAACCCCAAGGCAGCGCCCAGCAACCAGCAGACTGGGCACCGCCGCAGATGTACCAGGACCCTGGCAGGGGCCCACCTCCGTCGAAGAAAGTGGCCATGTCGCCGGGAATCAACCGGCCTCCCATACCAGCCTGGTCGTCAGAGACATCGAGGCCGCTGGCCAGAGCATCGACTTCGAGCTCGGCACCACGGGCAGGGGTTTCTGGTCCTATCAACCTGTCTCTCTCGGAAGACGAGAGGAGCCCCAACAGGTCCAACTCGGACGTGCAGAGCCCGCAGTTCAGCaagtcgacggcggccgcagGGCACCACCTGAGCCAGAGCCccaaggaagaggacgactTGCTCTACGAATACTTTCCGCTCAGCGTGGATGACTG GATGCCACCGGTGGAAGCAATTTACCGACCTCACGTCGTACACCACACCATCGTGCCACCCGAGATCAAGGCGCAGCAACTGCGCAGTAAGGCAAAGCGATACTTCACCGCCGAATCGTGA
- a CDS encoding Putative E3 SUMO-protein ligase Nse2 (Mms21): MPILERRRPGQRRPERRVVDDDDDVPGSDLPEYETLACPLSAEAKRAIADLSNSRDVHRYQNHVKTSIRHLGFSVVGINDAIRTRHETLKRFAEKRAESNDLESQEKSQRELDVEAHTAALEEEIPRLTAEAEAALRDLIDRQIELDDEKAALTDTVSYFQALPEQAPRQRRRPRAVANADDSNAEEDGDAVDDLLPPPDQSVIDILRQNRADKAREYQRQTAYQRYALNNDYAAFKKLWHDAVHGDTEMPLPNAKHWFDNAGNPIMPMRRSPANTGDEPGAQAADQSDEDIVIAGEVRDYRCPLSMQLFENPVSNNVCSHTYEKQWIVDMLRKAPNERVQCPVSGCSRELGLDDLYDDPVILRKMKRALEEQRRLDEEEAEESSSDVEDEDEPRPVKREARSKSHKRKVEEIDDE, from the exons ATGCCCATTTTGGAACGCCGTCGACCAGGCCAGCGGCGGCCCGAAAGAAGAGTagtggacgacgacgacgatgtccCGGGAAGCGACCTCCCCGAATACGAGACCCTTGCCTGTCCCCTCTCGGCGGAGGCTAAGCGTGCCATCGCGGACCTCTCGAACAGCCGTGATGTTCACCGCTATCAGAACCACGTAAAGACCTCCATACGACACCTTGGcttctccgtcgtcggcatcaaCGACGCCATCCGTACCCGCCACGAGACCCTGAAGCGTTTTGCCGAAAAGCGTGCCGAGTCCAACGATCTCGAAAGCCAGGAGAAGTCACAGCGCGAGCTCGACGTAGAAGCCCATACCGCGGCCCTCGAAGAAGAGATTCCACGTCTTACGGCCGAGGCTGAGGCCGCCCTTCGTGACCTCATCGACAGGCAAATCgaactcgacgacgagaaggccgcctTGACGGATACGGTGTCGTACTTCCAGGCCCTCCCCGAGCAAGCGCCGCGACAGCGCAGACGTCCACGTGCGGTAGCCAATGCCGACGACTCAAATGCAGAGgaggatggcgatgccgtggACGACCTACTCCCGCCGCCGGACCAGTCCGTCATCGACATTCTCCGCCAGAATCGCGCAGATAAGGCCCGCGAATACCAGCGCCAAACCGCATACCAACGCTATGCTCTGAACAATGACTATGCTGCCTTCAAGAAGCTCTGGCACGATGCCGTGCACGGCGACACGGAGATGCCTCTACCTAACGCCAAGCACTGGTTCGACAACGCTGGGAACCCCATCATGCCAATGCGCCGCAGCCCCGCGAATACTGGGGATGAACCCGGCGCTCAAGCGGCCGACCagagcgacgaggacatTGTTATCGCTGGCGAGGTCAGGGATTATAGGTGCCCGCTATCCATGCAGCTGTTTGAGAACCCGGTCAGCAACAACGTGTGTAGCCATACGTACGAGAAACAGTGGATCGTCGACATGCTGCGCAAGGCTCCAAACGAGCGTGTGCAGTGTCCCGTTTCGGGCTGCTCCAGG GAACTGGGTCTCGACGACCTGTATGATGACCCGGTGATTCTGCGCAAGATGAAGCGTGCCCTGGAAGAACAGCGAcgtctcgacgaggaggaggccgaggagagcAGCTCCGACGTTGAAGATGAGGACGAGCCTCGCCCGGTGAAGCGTGAGGCTCGCTCCAAGAGTCACAAGCGCAAGGTTGAAGAGATTGACGACGAGTGA